In a single window of the Tellurirhabdus bombi genome:
- a CDS encoding LacI family DNA-binding transcriptional regulator — translation MEKEITIYDIAKLLNLSPATVSRALNDHPAINSNTKNIITTAAKEMGYRSNTFASNLRRQRTNTIGVIVPRLNSNFMSYVLAGMEKVANEAGYNLIISQSLESVKKEIANAETMFNSRVDGLLVSLAYDTDSIDHFDKFVRKQIPLLFFDRVAAHKNCTNIIIDNVRAGYEATEHLIEQGCRRIMHVTGNLKRNVYADRLKGYKLALMDHNLVFDDSLLLVTDLSREAGLQAARRIEALDEKPDGLFVTNDLCAVSCMGELKQVGLSIPQDIAVVGFNNDPVSQVVEPKLTTIHYPGQEMGEMAVQCLINHLNGTMSMTSTNTIVLRSELQIRASSLRK, via the coding sequence ATGGAGAAAGAAATTACGATTTATGATATTGCCAAGTTGCTCAATCTCTCTCCCGCTACTGTTAGCAGGGCACTGAATGACCATCCGGCAATAAATAGCAACACAAAGAATATCATTACGACGGCGGCCAAAGAGATGGGCTACCGTTCGAATACGTTCGCTAGTAATCTCCGCCGCCAACGGACCAATACCATTGGTGTTATTGTTCCTCGCCTAAATAGTAACTTCATGTCCTATGTTCTGGCAGGCATGGAAAAGGTAGCTAACGAAGCGGGTTACAACCTGATTATCAGCCAGTCGTTAGAGTCTGTCAAGAAAGAAATAGCCAATGCAGAAACCATGTTCAACAGCCGGGTAGACGGTTTACTAGTCTCCCTTGCCTACGATACAGACAGCATTGATCACTTTGATAAATTCGTCAGAAAGCAAATTCCGCTATTATTTTTTGACCGGGTAGCTGCCCATAAGAATTGCACAAACATTATTATTGATAACGTTCGGGCTGGTTACGAAGCCACCGAACATCTCATTGAACAGGGATGCCGTCGCATCATGCACGTTACCGGAAATCTAAAGCGAAATGTTTACGCCGACCGTTTAAAAGGCTATAAACTGGCATTGATGGACCATAACCTAGTTTTTGATGATTCGTTGCTGCTCGTCACTGACCTCAGCCGCGAAGCTGGTCTGCAAGCGGCCCGCCGGATCGAGGCCCTGGATGAAAAACCCGATGGACTATTTGTTACCAATGACTTGTGCGCCGTTAGCTGCATGGGCGAATTAAAGCAGGTAGGTCTATCCATTCCGCAAGATATTGCCGTAGTTGGCTTTAATAATGATCCTGTTTCTCAGGTAGTTGAACCCAAACTGACTACCATTCACTACCCTGGTCAGGAAATGGGCGAAATGGCGGTACAGTGCTTAATTAACCATTTAAATGGCACCATGAGCATGACTAGCACAAATACCATCGTTTTACGGTCTGAGCTACAGATTCGGGCTTCTTCGCTTCGCAAGTAG